The following are encoded together in the Syngnathus typhle isolate RoL2023-S1 ecotype Sweden linkage group LG5, RoL_Styp_1.0, whole genome shotgun sequence genome:
- the LOC133153822 gene encoding chondroitin sulfate N-acetylgalactosaminyltransferase 1-like, whose amino-acid sequence MFKRWLLALLARVGLVAAGLCCCAALFYLLVCRPSSRDPRRDPLWSSGTTSKEGYMALLQEREDSHRHYIDSLGKQIAQLKEALQARTLQLQESLDKAKIKGILPQGLESLHKTPTQSDLKEFFRSQLNHAEVNTGVTLLNEYVLIPFDTFTLRRVYQLETGLTRHPMERPVRKDCRDELIGSVETALHVLNGPQQHVDTSRRKRTFSPSDFIEGLTRTERDRGTVYELMFKGDGPRDYAKTVLFRPFGPLVKVKSELVDTRSMLINIIVPLSKRADTFRHFVHNFREVCIQQDGRVHLTVVYFGHEQIDQVKAVLDQTTRETRFRSFTLIQLNEEFSRGRGLEVGARAWRRSQNVLMFFCDVDIHFTADFLTACRLNAEPGKKVYYPVLFSQYNPSIIYSNYTHVPSIQEQLVISRDTGFWRDFGFGMTCQYRSDFLNIGGFDRSIKGWGLEDVHLYRKYLHSKLMVVRAPSRSLFHLWHEKMCSDELPPDKYQMCMRTKAMSEASHGQLGELLFKADIQAHLERNGRRS is encoded by the exons ATGTTTAAACGATGGCTGCTGGCCCTGCTGGCCCGGGTGGGCTTGGTGGCGGCGGGCCTCTGCTGCTGTGCGGCTCTGTTCTACCTGCTGGTCTGCAGACCCTCATCCAGAGACCCTCGGCGAGACCCCTTGTGGTCGTCGGGGACCACCAGCAAGGAAGGCTACATGGCGCTGCTCCAGGAGAGGGAAGACTCCCACAGGCATTACATTGACAGCCTGGGCAAGCAGATAGCGCAGCTCAAGGAGGCTCTCCAGGCGCGGACTCTCCAGCTCCAGGAGTCACTGGACAAAGCCAAAATTAAAGGCATTCTGCCTCAGGGCCTGGAGAGTCTGCACAAAACCCCCACGCAGTCTGACCTGAAG GAGTTCTTCCGCTCACAGCTGAACCATGCCGAGGTCAACACAGGCGTGACGCTACTCAATGAATACGTCTTAATCCCATTTGACACTTTTACACTGCGGAG GGTGTACCAGTTGGAGACGGGTCTGACTAGGCACCCCATGGAGAGGCCTGTGAGGAAGGACTGCAGAGATGAGCTGATAGGCAGCGTGGAGACAGCGCTGCATGTCCTCAATGGACCTCAGCAACACGTGGACACCAGCAGGAGAAAGCGCACTTTCTCCCCGTCAGACTTCATCGAGG GGCTGACCCGCACCGAACGGGACCGAGGTACTGTGTACGAGTTGATGTTCAAAGGCGACGGGCCGCGGGACTACGCCAAGACGGTTCTCTTCAGGCCTTTCGGGCCTTTGGTTAAAGTGAAGAGCGAGCTAGTGGACACACGCAGCATGCTCATCAACATCATTGTACCGCTTTCCAAGAGGGCGGATACATTCCGCCATTTTGTTCACAACTTCAG AGAGGTGTGCATCCAGCAGGATGGTAGGGTCCATCTCACAGTGGTCTACTTTGGCCATGAGCAGATTGACCAGGTGAAAGCCGTGCTGGATCAGACAACCAG GGAGACCCGCTTCAGAAGCTTCACGCTGATCCAGCTCAATGAGGAGTTCTCACGTGGGCGGGGCTTAGAAGTGGGTGCCAGAGCCTGGAGGCGAAGTCAAAACGTCCTGATGTTTTTCTGTGACGTAGACATCCACTTCACAGCAGACTTCTTGACTGCCTGTCGCCTCAATGCAGAGCCTG GCAAAAAGGTGTACTACCCAGTCCTCTTCAGCCAGTACAATCCATCTATCATCTACAGTAATTACACTCATGTACCATCTATCCAGGAACAACTG GTGATAAGTCGCGACACAGGTTTCTGGAGAGATTTTGGCTTTGGGATGACATGCCAGTACAGGTCGGACTTCCTCAACATAG GTGGTTTTGACCGCAGCATTAAAGGTTGGGGTCTGGAGGACGTGCACCTCTACAGGAAGTACCTGCACAGCAAACTGATGGTGGTGCGAGCCCCGTCACGTAGTCTCTTTCACTTGTGGCACGAGAAGATGTGCAGCGATGAGCTGCCACCGGACAAGTACCAGATGTGCATGCGGACCAAGGCCATGAGCGAGGCCTCGCACGGCCAACTGGGAGAGCTGCTCTTCAAAGCTGACATCCAAGCGCACCTGGAAAGGAACGGAAGACGCTCATGA
- the LOC133153824 gene encoding phospholipid phosphatase 1-like, which produces MFEVSGIPYILLDITCLILVGLPFFILTPQHSPFKRGFFCDDESIRYPLKEDTISYQLLGGVMIPFTLIVIICGECLSIYLSHTKSKTLGHKYTACVYKAVGCYLFGAAASQSLTDIAKYSVGRLRPHFLAVCKPRWDLINCKAGGYVENITCTGDQFLVEEARLSFYSGHSSFSMYCMLFLALYIHARLKTKWARLLRPTAQFFLLTTAVYVGLSRVSDYKHHWTDVLAGLLQGGAVASFTVFCVSNFFRQPLEAGVSQEEGGQHTSLHDNPPNSNHYGSTD; this is translated from the exons ATGTTTGAAGTTTCTGGGATTCCATACATCTTGCTGGACATTACTTGTCTCATACTCG TGGGACTCCCATTCTTCATCCTCACTCCTCAGCATAGCCCGTTCAAACGAGGCTTCTTCTGTGATGACGAGTCCATCCGCTACCCCCTCAAAGAGGACACCATTTCCTACCAGCTCCTTGGGGGGGTCATGATCCCCTTCACGCTCATTGTT ATCATCTGTGGGGAGTGTCTGTCTATCTACCTGTCCCACACCAAGAGCAAGACGCTTGGCCACAAATACACAGCGTGTGTCTACAAGGCCGTGGGCTGCTACTTATTCGGGGCGGCAGCCAGCCAGTCGCTGACGGACATCGCCAAGTACTCCGTGGGGCGTCTGCGGCCGCACTTTCTTGCCGTGTGCAAGCCCAGGTGGGATCTCAT caatTGCAAAGCTGGTGGATACGTGGAGAACATCACCTGTACCGGGGACCAGTTCCTGGTGGAGGAAGCCAG GCTGTCCTTCTATTCTGGTCATTCATCGTTCTCCATGTACTGTATGCTGTTTCTTGCC TTGTACATCCATGCCAGGCTGAAGACTAAGTGGGCGAGGCTTCTACGGCCCACCGCGCAGTTTTTTCTTCTCACCACCGCCGTCTACGTGGGTCTGTCCCGCGTGTCCGACTACAAGCACCACTGGACCGACGTACTTGCCGGCCTCCTGCAGGGCGGCGCTGTGGCCTCCTTCACG GTGTTTTGTGTGTCCAACTTCTTCCGGCAGCCCCTCGAGGCGGGCGTGTCCCAGGAGGAAGGAGGCCAGCACACCAGTTTACATGACAACCCACCCAATTCCAACCACTATGGCAGCACTGACTGA
- the LOC133153821 gene encoding ATP synthase subunit alpha, mitochondrial-like, with product MLSVRVAAALARTLPRRAGLVSKAVPAACIGVNHLHTHRPWLQKTGTAEVSSILEEKIMGADTSADLEETGRVLSIGDGIARVYGLRNVQAEEMVEFSSGLKGMSLNLEPDNVGVVVFGNDKLIKEGDIVKRTGAIVDVPVGEELLGRVVDALGNAIDGKGPLGSKIRRRVGLKAPGIIPRISVREPMQTGIKAVDSLVPIGRGQRELIIGDRQTGKTAIAIDTIINQKRFNEGTDEKKKLYCIYVAIGQKRSTVAQLVKRLTDADAMKYTIVVSATASDAAPLQYLAPYSGCSMGEYFRDNGKHALIIYDDLSKQAVAYRQMSLLLRRPPGREAYPGDVFYLHSRLLERAAKMNDNFGGGSLTALPVIETQAGDVSAYIPTNVISITDGQIFLETELFYKGIRPAINVGLSVSRVGSAAQTKAMKQVAGTMKLELAQYREVAAFAQFGSDLDAATQQLLNRGVRLTELLKQGQYCPMAIEEQVTVIYAGVRGHLDKMEPSKITKFEKGFLQHILSQHQDLLATIRTDSMISEASDAKLKQLVLNFLSSFE from the exons ATGTTATCCGTGCGAGTTGCAGCAGCGTTGGCCAGGACCCTGCCGAGAAGGGCTGGATTA GTGTCCAAGGCTGTCCCAGCCGCCTGCATTGGGGTCAACCacctccacacacacagaccATGGCTGCAAAAGACTG GCACGGCTGAGGTGTCCTCAATCCTGGAGGAGAAGATCATGGGAGCAGACACCTCCGCCGACCTGGAGGAGACTGGTCGCGTGCTGTCCATCGGTGACGGTATTGCCAGGGTGTACGGGCTGAGGAATGTCCAGGCGGAAGAGATGGTGGAGTTCTCATCTGGACTCAAA GGAATGTCTCTGAACTTGGAGCCTGACAACGTTGGCGTGGTGGTGTTTGGTAACGACAAGCTTATCAAGGAGGGCGACATTGTGAAGAGGACCGGCGCCATCGTGGACGTTCCCGTCGGAGAGGAGCTGCTCGGCCGTGTGGTGGACGCTCTTGGAAACGCTATTGAtggaaag GGTCCTCTGGGTTCTAAGATACGTAGGCGTGTGGGTCTGAAGGCTCCGGGTATCATCCCCCGCATTTCTGTGAGGGAGCCCATGCAGACTGGTATCAAGGCTGTGGACAGCCTGGTGCCCATCGGGAGAGGCCAGCGTGAGCTCATCATTGGTGACAGGCAGACTGG CAAAACAGCCATTGCCATCGACACCATCATCAACCAGAAACGCTTCAACGAGGGTACCGATGAGAAGAAGAAGCTCTACTGCATCTACGTGGCCATCGGCCAGAAGAGGTCCACCGTGGCCCAGCTGGTGAAGAGGCTGACGGATGCCGACGCCATGAAATACACCATCGTGGTGTCGGCCACCGCCTCAGACGCGGCCCCCCTGCAGTACCTGGCCCCGTATTCGGGCTGCTCCATGGGCGAGTACTTCCGCGACAACGGCAAGCATGCCCTCATCATCTACGACGATCTGTCCAAACAG GCCGTAGCCTACCGTCAGATGTCCCTGCTGCTGCGTCGCCCCCCCGGTCGTGAGGCCTACCCCGGCGACGTCTTCTACCTGCATTCGCGTCTGCTGGAGAGAGCCGCCAAGATGAATGACAACTTTGGCGGCGGCTCCCTCACCGCTCTGCCAGTCATCGAGACCCAGGCCGGCGACGTGTCCGCCTACATCCCCACCAATGTCATCTCCATCACAGATGGACAG ATTTTCTTGGAGACTGAGCTCTTCTACAAGGGTATCAGGCCCGCCATTAACGTGGGTCTGTCTGTGTCCCGAGTGGGTTCTGCTGCCCAGACCAAAGCTATGAAGCAG GTTGCCGGCACCATGAAGCTGGAGCTGGCTCAGTACCGTGAAGTGGCAGCTTTCGCCCAGTTTGGCTCCGATCTGGACGCTGCCACTCAGCAGCTCCTCAACAGGGGCGTCAGGCTCACGGAGTTGCTCAAGCAGGGACAGTACT GTCCCATGGCCATCGAGGAGCAGGTGACGGTCATCTACGCTGGCGTCAGGGGCCATCTGGACAAAATGGAGCCAAGCAAGATCACAAAATTCGAGAAGGGTTTCCTGCAGCACATTCTCAGTCAGCATCAAGACCTGCTCGCTACAATCAG GACTGACAGCATGATCTCGGAAGCATCTGATGCCAAACTGAAGCAGTTAGTTCTGAACTTCCTGTCCAGTTTTGAGTAA
- the LOC133153899 gene encoding E3 ubiquitin-protein ligase ARK2C-like isoform X2 has product MVLVHVGYLVLPVFGSVRNRGSHFTRQQQQQQHSHATSCRHFQLGPQAPLPMDFPMPQPQSGINPHLAPPGHQHGPPLHHPPLNPMPAPQFQDIPAPPFLPQALHQQYLLQQQILEAQHRHILPPNRRTSERVPHQPHRLRPGYEFPPPLHVPPQPVVQQPRYLAEGTDWDLSVDTGLPPHQYHIHPLPQHYQHYLTSPRMHHFPRNSASTQVVVHEIRNYPYPQLHLLALQSLNPSRHASAVRESYEELLQLEDRLGSVNRGAVQTTIERFTFPHKYKKRFPQDLKMCLDDEELDTDEKCTICLSMLEDGEDVRRLPCMHLFHQACVDQWLATSRKCPICRVDIETQLNPDS; this is encoded by the exons ATGGTGTTGGTGCATGTCGGATACTTGGTTCTCCCCGTATTCGGCTCAGTAAGAAACCGAG GATCCCATTTCACccggcaacagcagcagcagcagcacagccaTGCTACCTCTTGCCGACACTTCCAGCTAGGCCCCCAGGCGCCGCTACCCATGGACTTCCCCATGCCCCAGCCGCAGTCGGGCATCAACCCCCACCTGGCCCCTCCTGGCCACCAGCACGGACCTCCGCTACATCACCCGCCCCTCAACCCCATGCCCGCCCCCCAGTTCCAGGACATCCCCGCCCCTCCTTTCCTACCTCAGGCATTACACCAGCAATACCTCCTGCAGCAACAGATCCTGGAGGCCCAGCATCGACACATCCTGCCACCCAACAG ACGCACATCAGAGAGGGTTCCTCACCAGCCCCACAGACTGCGTCCAGGCTACGAGTTCCCCCCGCCTCTGCACGTTCCACCGCAGCCTGTGGTGCAGCAACCCCGCTACCTGGCCGAGGGCACAGACTG GGATCTAAGTGTAGACACCGGACTCCCGCCACACCAGTACCACATCCACCCACTGCCGCAGCACTATCAGCACTACCTGACATCTCCCAGGATGCACCACTTCCCCAGGAACAGCGCCTCAACGCAAGTG GTCGTCCACGAGATACGAAACTATCCGTACCCTCAGCTGCACCTGCTGGCGCTACAGAGTCTCAACCCCTCACGCCACGCGTCTGCCGTCAGGGAGAGCTACGAG gaaCTTTTGCAGCTGGAAGACCGACTGGGCAGCGTGAATCGTGGCGCGGTCCAGACCACCATCGAGAGATTTACTTTTCCCCACAAGTACAAGAAG AGATTCCCCCAAGACCTGAAGATGTGTTTGGACGACGAGGAACTGGACACAGACGAGAAGTGCACCATTTGTCTGTCCATGCTGGAGGACGGAGAGGACGTCAG gaGATTACCCTGCATGCACCTGTTCCACCAGGCGTGCGTAGACCAATGGCTGGCGACCAGCCGGAAGTGCCCCATCTGCAGAGTGGACATTGAAACCCAGCTCAACCCCGACAGTTGA
- the LOC133153899 gene encoding E3 ubiquitin-protein ligase ARK2C-like isoform X1, producing the protein MVLVHVGYLVLPVFGSVRNRGSHFTRQQQQQQHSHATSCRHFQLGPQAPLPMDFPMPQPQSGINPHLAPPGHQHGPPLHHPPLNPMPAPQFQDIPAPPFLPQALHQQYLLQQQILEAQHRHILPPNSRRTSERVPHQPHRLRPGYEFPPPLHVPPQPVVQQPRYLAEGTDWDLSVDTGLPPHQYHIHPLPQHYQHYLTSPRMHHFPRNSASTQVVVHEIRNYPYPQLHLLALQSLNPSRHASAVRESYEELLQLEDRLGSVNRGAVQTTIERFTFPHKYKKRFPQDLKMCLDDEELDTDEKCTICLSMLEDGEDVRRLPCMHLFHQACVDQWLATSRKCPICRVDIETQLNPDS; encoded by the exons ATGGTGTTGGTGCATGTCGGATACTTGGTTCTCCCCGTATTCGGCTCAGTAAGAAACCGAG GATCCCATTTCACccggcaacagcagcagcagcagcacagccaTGCTACCTCTTGCCGACACTTCCAGCTAGGCCCCCAGGCGCCGCTACCCATGGACTTCCCCATGCCCCAGCCGCAGTCGGGCATCAACCCCCACCTGGCCCCTCCTGGCCACCAGCACGGACCTCCGCTACATCACCCGCCCCTCAACCCCATGCCCGCCCCCCAGTTCCAGGACATCCCCGCCCCTCCTTTCCTACCTCAGGCATTACACCAGCAATACCTCCTGCAGCAACAGATCCTGGAGGCCCAGCATCGACACATCCTGCCACCCAACAG TAGACGCACATCAGAGAGGGTTCCTCACCAGCCCCACAGACTGCGTCCAGGCTACGAGTTCCCCCCGCCTCTGCACGTTCCACCGCAGCCTGTGGTGCAGCAACCCCGCTACCTGGCCGAGGGCACAGACTG GGATCTAAGTGTAGACACCGGACTCCCGCCACACCAGTACCACATCCACCCACTGCCGCAGCACTATCAGCACTACCTGACATCTCCCAGGATGCACCACTTCCCCAGGAACAGCGCCTCAACGCAAGTG GTCGTCCACGAGATACGAAACTATCCGTACCCTCAGCTGCACCTGCTGGCGCTACAGAGTCTCAACCCCTCACGCCACGCGTCTGCCGTCAGGGAGAGCTACGAG gaaCTTTTGCAGCTGGAAGACCGACTGGGCAGCGTGAATCGTGGCGCGGTCCAGACCACCATCGAGAGATTTACTTTTCCCCACAAGTACAAGAAG AGATTCCCCCAAGACCTGAAGATGTGTTTGGACGACGAGGAACTGGACACAGACGAGAAGTGCACCATTTGTCTGTCCATGCTGGAGGACGGAGAGGACGTCAG gaGATTACCCTGCATGCACCTGTTCCACCAGGCGTGCGTAGACCAATGGCTGGCGACCAGCCGGAAGTGCCCCATCTGCAGAGTGGACATTGAAACCCAGCTCAACCCCGACAGTTGA